From the Candidatus Polarisedimenticolaceae bacterium genome, the window TGCGCCGCCTGCTCGCGGAAACGTGCACGCTCGATCGGGCCGCGGCGATCCGGAAGGCGCTGGAGCTGTCGGACCTCGAGACCCTCGAGGCGTTCGCCTTCGAGGGCCCCCAGCGCGTCGCCAACCTCCGCAAGCTCGCCGCGCGCGCCGAGGATCTCGCCTCGGACGGCACCCGATCGCTCGTGGAGCTCGTCGCGGCGCTCGAGGAGCGGCGGTCCACCGACCCCGAGGGGGAGTCCCCGCTCGCCGACGAGAACACCGACGCGGTCCGCCTCATGACGATCCACGCGGCGAAGGGGCTCGAGGCGCCGATCGTCGTCGTGCCGGACCTCGGCCGCTCCCGGCACGACGGGGTTCGGGAGGACGTGGAGATCGCGACGCTCGCGACCGGGGGCGTGCCGGCGCTCGCCATGAAGGTGGGAGATCGCCTCAATCCCGCGCGGATCGCGATCGACCTCGAGGACGCGCGGCACGGGGAGGCCGAGGACCTCCGCCTGCTCTACGTCGCCCTGACGCGGGCGCGCGACCGGCTCGTCCTGTTCGCCGGCAAGACACGGCACGGAGGCGTCCCCTCCTGGGGCAAGGCCCTCGCCCCGTGGGGGTACGACGTCGCCGCTCCCCCGCCCGGGGACACGACGCTGGCCGGGGGCCGCGTGGAGCACCACTTCCTCGAAACCTCGCCGCCGTCGCGCGAGGGACCGGTCCGCGAGGTCCTCGGCGCGCCCGAGGCCGCGGCGGCTTGCGGGAGGGTCGAGGCCTCGATCGCCGCGCGGACCGGCGCGTTCCTCCGCTCCCCCTCCGCTCTCGCCGGCGAGCCCGACCCGGAATCCGACGACACGTCGCCGCTGCGCCGGGATCTCGCCCGGGCGGTCGGCGTCGCGGTCCACCGTGCCCTCGAGCGGCGCGCCGCGGGGGGGGTGCTCGCCGTGCGCGATACCGACCCCGAGGTCGAACGCGAGGCGCGGGCGATCCTCGAGGGGTTCGAGGACTCCCCCTTCGCGCGTCGCATGGCCGAGGTCGACGTCCTGGCGCGGGAGCTGCCGATCCTGCTGCGCGACGACGCGGGGGTCGTCTGGCGTGGACGCGCCGACCTCGTGGTGAAGGAGCGCGGCGGCGCGATCGCCGTCGTCGACTACAAGACCGACGCCGAGGTCGAGGGCGCCGAGGCGCGTTACCGCGGGCAGATCGCGGTTTACGCGCGCGCCGTCGCCGCGGCGTTGCGCCTCCCCGAGCCGCCTCGGGCCGAGCTTTGGCTGCTCCGTGCCGGTAGGATCGTCCCCGTGGAGCTCGACGCGTGATCCTCGCCGCCGTGTTGCTCGCGTCCGCCGCGATCGCCCCCGCCGAAGGACGCGTCGTCGAAACGCTGCTCGCGGAGCGCGTCCTTCCCGACGGCCGTTTCGACGGCTTCGTCCGCTGGACGGCGCCCGGGCGCCCCTCGCTCGCGCTCGCGCTTTCGGGGGGCGGGGCGCGCGGCATCGCCCACATCGGCGTGGCCGAGGCGATGCAGGAGGACGGCGTCGAGTTCGACGCGATCGCGGGGACCTCGATGGGGGCGCTCATCGGAGGTTTCCTCGCCGCCGGGTACCGTCCGGAGGAGATCCGATCCGCCCTCGAGCGGCGCGACTGGAACGCGATCATCTCGCCGCTCGACCAGAGACGTCGCGTCCTCTCGGAAGTCGAGGACATCCGCGCGGCGGCGGCGCTCGTGTCGTACCGGCGCGTCCCGGGGAGCCCGGCCCAGGTCGGCGCCCTCGTCGAGACCCGCGTGCTCGACCGCGAGCTCAACCGCTATCTGCTGGCCGCGCAACTGGTCTCCGAGGGAGACTTCGACCGCCTGCGTTACCGCTTCCGGGCGATCTCGACCGACATCGTGACCGGACGGGCCGTGATCCCCGCGTCGGGGGATCTCGTGACGGCGATCCGCGGCTCGTTCGCGATCCCGGGGGTCTTCCGTCCGGTCCGCCTCGGAGACGCGCGCCTGGTGGACGGCGGGCTCGTCGAGAACCTCCCGACGGGGACCGCGCGGGCCTTCGGGACCGACGCCGTGTTCGCCGTGGACGTGAGCGAACGGGTCGTGGCAAGGCCGATGCGGGGAACGTTCGACGCGCTCAACCGGTCGATCACGATCCTGACCGCCGCGCAGCAGGAGTCGTCGAGAAAACTCGCCGACGTCACCATCCTCCCCGAGGTCGTGGATTCCTCGCAGGCGGACTTTCGGGAGAGCGTCGCTCCGCTCGTCGAGGTCGGGCGCGCCGGGTATGCCTCCATGCGGGACGCGGTGTGGGAGGCGCTCGAATCGCGGGCGAAGGACCCGTCGAGGATCGCGTGGGACTCGGTCGAGGTCGAGGGGACCGATGCGATCGACGCGACGGAGCTCGCCCGACGGCTGGGCGGCTCCCCGGGATCCGCCACGCGCTTCCGCATCCGGGCGGAGCTCGCCCGCGCGCTGAACCGGAGTCCCGTCGTCGACGGGCGCGCGGAGATCGTCGAGGGAGCGTCGGGGCGCATCCTGCGTTTCGTCTTCGTGCCCGCTGCGGTCGTGCGGAGCGTGTCGCAGACGGGCCCCGAGATCCCGCCCCCCGGGGAGCTCGGCATCGTGCTCCCGATCGGGCAGCCTTTCGCCCTCGAGACGGGCCGGCGTCTGGCCGGCCGCGCCCGCCAGGCCCTCGTGGAGCAGGGACGCGTGCTCCTGTTCGTCGGGCTCGCCACCTGGCGCAACGAGTCCGGCGAGCTCGACGTCGACCTCCGGGAGCTGCCGACCGGGACGATCGACGTGGAGGTGGACGGACCGGTCGACCTCGCGCCGGCGCGGCGCCACTTCCGCGACCTGCAGGGTCGCGCGTTCCGGTTCGACACGTTCGCCGAGCGACTCGAGGAGCTGATCGCGCGCGGCGTGATCG encodes:
- a CDS encoding patatin-like phospholipase family protein, whose amino-acid sequence is MILAAVLLASAAIAPAEGRVVETLLAERVLPDGRFDGFVRWTAPGRPSLALALSGGGARGIAHIGVAEAMQEDGVEFDAIAGTSMGALIGGFLAAGYRPEEIRSALERRDWNAIISPLDQRRRVLSEVEDIRAAAALVSYRRVPGSPAQVGALVETRVLDRELNRYLLAAQLVSEGDFDRLRYRFRAISTDIVTGRAVIPASGDLVTAIRGSFAIPGVFRPVRLGDARLVDGGLVENLPTGTARAFGTDAVFAVDVSERVVARPMRGTFDALNRSITILTAAQQESSRKLADVTILPEVVDSSQADFRESVAPLVEVGRAGYASMRDAVWEALESRAKDPSRIAWDSVEVEGTDAIDATELARRLGGSPGSATRFRIRAELARALNRSPVVDGRAEIVEGASGRILRFVFVPAAVVRSVSQTGPEIPPPGELGIVLPIGQPFALETGRRLAGRARQALVEQGRVLLFVGLATWRNESGELDVDLRELPTGTIDVEVDGPVDLAPARRHFRDLQGRAFRFDTFAERLEELIARGVIEDWTVEPRLTAEGHVDFTLHLRGENYWEGAGGVAWRDAYSWAGFASVARGNLRSRGDRAELAGFGAKELQGATLRYRTEFLGKFRNLGFEGGLLFAELQAPTVDERQRIVTGAWEEGRTRQVWAHLLRRLRFGIAGRLGIDHVEDRLFEGTTDPELRRDRTIVRLQLGLDRHDRLVFPTAGGAARLSIESTLGGTTLNRLELTGDKVVAFGEEHLVTFTLRGGVGTSRGAERRLDWFDPGGYRSLYGFIPYGASAPHYARLGLTARLRSVEIGPLGVYLEVGTDAVRGAALRDALGDAPTRLGYGVSATAFLRPLGPITLGYSRNDEGANELFLTLGYDFLRR